The Chitinophaga sp. H8 region TGCCGGGATCCGGGAAGATTCGCTGTTATTCTGGATGACTAGTACACAATGGAATAATGTATTGAATATCAGTTTGAACGGATTTTATAATGTGACCAAACAAGTATTGAACGGGATGTTGCTGAAAAGATTTGGCCGCATTATCAACATCGTATCTTTATCCGGTATAAAAGGTTTGCCTGGACAAACCAACTATTCCGCTGCGAAGGCAGGGGTAATAGGGGCTACAAAAGCCCTGGCACAGGAAGTAGCTAAACGCGGGGTGACTGTCAACGCAGTAGCGCCTGGGTTTATTAAAACGGATATGACAGCAGAACTTAATGAAAAGGAGCTGGCAGCGCAGGTGCCGATGAACCGCTTTGGCACACCTGAAGAAGTAGCGGAAGCTGTTGCATTCTTTGCTTCCTCCGGAGCAGGGTATATTACCGGAGAGGTGTTGTCGATTAATGGAGGGCTGCATACGTAGGAAGCAGTTAGCCTTTAGCTCTTAGCTTTTAGCTGCCCGGAGCGAAATGGATGAACTGTTAATAGCTCAATATCAATTGCTAATGATTAGTTTTTAGGTACCCTGTAGCGGGAAATCACTAAAGGCTAATAGCAAACAGCTAAAAGCTTAAATATGAACAGAGTAGTGATCACTGGTTTAGGAATCTACTCCTGCATAGGTAAAAACCTGGAAGAGGTGAGGGATTCATTATATAAGGGCCGTTCTGGTATTGTGCTGGATACGGACAGGAAGGAGTTTGGCTACCGGTCGGGATTGACAGGTTATGTAGAAAGGCCGGAATTAAAAGGGCTGCTGGACCGCAGGGCCCGGCTGATGATGCCGGAGCAGGCGGAGTTTGCTTTTATGTCTACCACAGAAGCATTGGCCCATGCGGGTATTGATGCGGACTATATTGATAAAACAGCAGTAGGGCTTTTGTTTGGCAATGATAGTTCTGCCAAACCGGTGATCGAAGCCACCGATATTATGCGGGAAAAGAAAGATACCATGCTGGTAGGTTCGGGTTCTGTATTTCAGACAATGAATTCTACCGTAAATATGAATCTGGCCACCATTTTTAAGCTGAGGGGGATAAATTTCAGTGTGAGTGCAGCTTGTGCCAGCGGATCACATTCCATTGGGCTGGGGTATATGTTTATCAAAAACGGGATGCAGGACTGTGTGGTCTGTGGGGGCGCCCAGGAGGTGAATATTTATGCGATGGGGAATTTTGATGCGATCGCCGCATTTTCCACACGGGAAGATGATCCTGCGAAGGCATCCCGGCCGTTTGACAGGGATCGGGATGGGCTGGTACCCAGTGGGGGCGCAGCTACTGTGATCCTGGAAAGCCTGGAATCTGCCCAACGCAGGGGCGCAACTATTCTGGGAGAAGTGATCGGATACGGATTCTCTTCCAATGGTGCCCATATTTCTAATCCTACGGTAGATGGCCCGGTGAGGTCGCTCGAAATAGCGCTGAAAGATGCGGGTTTACAACCTGGAGATGTGGGATACATCAATGCACATGCTACTTCTACACCGGCAGGGGATGCCAGTGAAGCCCGTGCCATACACCAGGTATTTGGGGGATCCAGGCCTTATGTCAGTTCTACCAAGTCAATGACCGGCCATGAATGCTGGATGGCAGGTGCCAGCGAAATTGTATATTCTTCCCTGATGATGCAACATGGGTTCATTGCTCCCAATATCAACCTGCAAAACCCCGATGAGGATGCCAGTAAACTTAATATTGTAGCAGATACCATTAATAAAGATTTTAATATATTTTTGTCTAATTCTTTTGGCTTTGGCGGTACCAATTCATCGCTGATTGTCAAAAAGTGGGAAGGTAAATAGCTGTCATTCAAAGACTTATAAAAAAATGTCAACTTGCAACGAGGTGGCGGGGCATTCCATTCTCCCCGGCATGAAGCAAACTAATGATATATTCTTAACTTTGTGGCACAGATTTAGGCTTTAAAAGGTATCTATAATCATTATTAATAAAAGTTAACAGTCACAATCAACCTGTATCTGGATTACACATTTTATGGAGAGTAAAGAAATTATAAGCATCACAAATAAGTTCCTGGTAGAAGAATTTGAAGCGGAGCCAGGATTGATTACACCTGAAGCTAACCTCAAAGCCACGTTAGATCTGGACAGCCTGGACTATATTGATATGGTGGTAGTGATAGAAGACCGTTTTGGTTTTAAAGTTAAACCCGAAGATTTCCAGGCCATTGTAACCTTCCAGGATTTCTACGATTATGTGACCACCCGCGTTAAGCAAAAAGAACTGGTATAATGCCTTCCTGGCAGGGAAAGTCTAAAGGAAGCAAGCTAGGGTACAGTATCTTTATCGGTATTTTACGGTATGGAGGTGTGTATCCGGCGTATTTCCTGTTGCGTTTTGTAGCATTTTATTATTTTTTGTTTTCATATAGCTCCTCTAAACCCATTTATTCGTACTTCCGTACGAAGTTAGGGTATAGCAGGTGGCGTGCGTTGTGTAGCCTGTACCGTAATTATTATGTATTTGGGCAAACTATCATTGATAAAGTGGTGGTGATGGCCGATATGGATAATAAATTTACCTTTCATTTTGAAGGTGAACATTATCTCCGTGAGATAACAGGGGGTAAACGGGGAGGGATTTTACTGAGTGCGCATCTGGGCAACTGGGAAGTGGCCGGGCATTTATTTAAGCGGCTCGAAACCCGTATCAATATAGTGATGTTTGATGGGGAGCATGAGCGTATCAAAGCATATCTGGCTTCCGTAACAGGAAAGCGGAATGTAAATATTATTGTAATTAAGGACGATTTATCGCACATTTACGCAATAAATGACGCCCTGAACAACAACGAACTGGTATGCATGCATGCCGACCGGTTTGTAGAAGGGAATAAAACCTTACAGGTACCATTTTTAGGGCAGGAAGCATCGTTTCCTGCAGGCCCGTTTTTACTGGCGGCTACCTTTAAAGTACCGGTTTCGCAGGTATACGCCTTTAAAGAATCTGCTACGCACTACCATCTGTATGCTACTGCTCCGCGCCAATATCAGGGCCGCAGGAACCAGGGAATGCAGGAGGCAGTGAGTGATTTTGTGGCATCACTGGAGGAAAAAGTGAAACAATACCCGGAACAGTGGTTTAATTATTATGATTTTTGGGAATAGCTGTTAAACAGCGATTAGCAGTTAGCTATTAGCTTTTAGCGGTTAGTAGTCCTTTAGGGGCAGCTAATAATTAACCGCTTTCCATAATTCGCTTTAACTGGCTAATAGCCAAAGGCTAAAGGCTAACAGCTTTTAAACTTAAAATATGTTCATCCAGGAAGACGATATCATCAATTATATTCCTCAGCGCCCACCGATGGTGATGATTGGTGGTTTACTGGCAGTAGAAGAGCAGGCCACCCGTACAGGATTGCAGATTACGGCTGACAATATATTTGTGGAAAATGGCCGGTTTACTACACCCGGATTAATGGAGAATATCGCACAAACCGCAGCCGCCAGAGTGGGATATATTGCCCGTCAGGAAAATACACCCGTTCCGGTTGGCTTTATTGGTGCAGTAAAGGATCTGGAAGTTTTTGAATTGCCACCTGCTGGTGCATTTATAGAAACGGAGACCATCATAGCCCACCAGGTGTTTAACGCTACAGTGGTAACGGGTAAAGTGCTGTTTGAAGGACGCGTGATGGCCCAATGTGAAATGAAAATATTTATTAATCCCTAAATATTGTTTTGTCATGAACCTGAAAAAAATGTTTGCCTTATCTGCTGTAGCATTATGCTTTTCCGGCATAGTGAATGCACAATCTCCTAAAGAATTCTTTGGTTCTTCAGATGTACCTGTAACCTGGCTGGGGGTAGACTTTACCCTGGTAAAAATGATTGGTATGGCAGATGTGAACCTGACTGATGTACGCGAACGCCAGTTTACCGGTATTAACCAGGTAATCGTAAATGAGCCCAAGAAATACGAAATCGACGACGCATTTGATAAAAAGAATGTGACTAAAGATATCTCAGAGGTAAATAAACGGAATGAAAAGGCCAATACTGATGCCATGAAATCTGATAATTCATCAGATTATCAACACCTGAAACCGGAAGATATTGCTAAGCTGATAAAAGGTTTTGATTTTGGTGATAAAAAAGGCCTGGGGATATTATTTGTAATGGAAGGTATGAGTAAAACGGAAAAAGAAGGTTCAATGTATGCCACCGTGGTAGATATGGGCCGTCGTAAAGTGCTGATGACAGAACGTATAACCGGTAAGGCACAAGGCTTCAGCTGGCGTAACTACTGGGCTTATACGGTTTACAAAGGCCTGGAAAGCATTAACAAACGTAAATACAAAGAATGGAAAGGTACATATGGTAATGTAGAAGCAGAACCAGAACCTGCTCCAGCTCCGGTAGTAGAAAAAGCATCGGAAAAAGCAACGCAGCAGCAGGCAGCACCTAAAGCAGCTGACAAAACAAAGGGTAAAAAAGCAAAAAAGGCGTAAGTACCACACTGTGTGTATAACGTGTAAATGATAGATATGGAATTAACCGAACGTGCCAATATACTGGTAAGATTTAATGAAGCAGATCCACTGGGCATAGTTTGGCATGGCCATTATGTAAGGTATTTTGAAGACGGGAGAGAGGCTTTCGGCGAAAAATATGGTTTACGCTACCTGGATATTTATAAATACGGATATACCGTACCGGTAGTAAAAGTAAGCTGTGATTATAAGCGGTCGCTGCGTTATGGTGATCGTGCCATTGTAGAAACACGGTACATAGATACCGCAGCAGCTAAAATAAAATTCGAATATACCCTGTATAATGCGGCTTCCGGAGAAATAGTAGCGAAAGGGTCATCCATGCAGGTATTCCTGGATAAGGAAACATCTACTTTGCAGCTGACCATCCCGCCATTTTTTGAAGATTGGAAAAAGCAATGGGGAGTGTTATAACGGGCGTTTTTTATGAAAGAGGTGTTTGTAGCAGCAGACAATATTGTGTCGCCATTAGGTGACACTACTGCGGAAAACTTTACCAGGGTTGCCGCAGGCGAAAGTGGTATCACCCGGCATGCCGATACATCGTTATCGGCAGCGCCGTTTTATGCTGCTATGTTGCATCAGCAGCAACTGGCGGAATACATAGCTGCAGATCACCTGGAAGGGCATACGAAGTTTGAACAGCTGATCATGCTTTCTGTAAAAAGAGCATTGGCACAAACGGATATTACCCTGGCAGATAAGCGTACCATTTTTATTGTTTCTACAACAAAAGGGAATATAGAATTGCTGGAGCAGCAAGCGGTAGGAGGAACACCCCCGCTGGCAACTATGCAACTATTTAATACTGCTCAGCAACTGGGCCGGCATTTTAATGCTGCCAATGCACCGCTGGTAGTAAGCAATGCCTGTATTTCCGGACTGCTGGCTATTTTAACCGGTAAGCGTTTAATTGATGCAGGGCTATATGACCATGCAGTGATTACCGGAGCTGATGTGGTCACCCAGTTTGTATTATCCGGGTTTCAGTCGTTTCAGGCAGTGAGCAATGCACCCTGCCGCCCGTTTGATGCGGCACGT contains the following coding sequences:
- a CDS encoding 3-hydroxyacyl-ACP dehydratase; translated protein: MFIQEDDIINYIPQRPPMVMIGGLLAVEEQATRTGLQITADNIFVENGRFTTPGLMENIAQTAAARVGYIARQENTPVPVGFIGAVKDLEVFELPPAGAFIETETIIAHQVFNATVVTGKVLFEGRVMAQCEMKIFINP
- the fabG gene encoding 3-oxoacyl-ACP reductase FabG codes for the protein MKCALVTGGSRGIGRAICLKMAAAGYYVLINYKGNEAAANETLEAVRAAGSDGELLQFNVGDEAEVQTVLGGWIENNKDRQIAVLVNNAGIREDSLLFWMTSTQWNNVLNISLNGFYNVTKQVLNGMLLKRFGRIINIVSLSGIKGLPGQTNYSAAKAGVIGATKALAQEVAKRGVTVNAVAPGFIKTDMTAELNEKELAAQVPMNRFGTPEEVAEAVAFFASSGAGYITGEVLSINGGLHT
- a CDS encoding LpxL/LpxP family acyltransferase gives rise to the protein MPSWQGKSKGSKLGYSIFIGILRYGGVYPAYFLLRFVAFYYFLFSYSSSKPIYSYFRTKLGYSRWRALCSLYRNYYVFGQTIIDKVVVMADMDNKFTFHFEGEHYLREITGGKRGGILLSAHLGNWEVAGHLFKRLETRINIVMFDGEHERIKAYLASVTGKRNVNIIVIKDDLSHIYAINDALNNNELVCMHADRFVEGNKTLQVPFLGQEASFPAGPFLLAATFKVPVSQVYAFKESATHYHLYATAPRQYQGRRNQGMQEAVSDFVASLEEKVKQYPEQWFNYYDFWE
- a CDS encoding acyl-CoA thioesterase → MELTERANILVRFNEADPLGIVWHGHYVRYFEDGREAFGEKYGLRYLDIYKYGYTVPVVKVSCDYKRSLRYGDRAIVETRYIDTAAAKIKFEYTLYNAASGEIVAKGSSMQVFLDKETSTLQLTIPPFFEDWKKQWGVL
- a CDS encoding beta-ketoacyl-[acyl-carrier-protein] synthase family protein; its protein translation is MKEVFVAADNIVSPLGDTTAENFTRVAAGESGITRHADTSLSAAPFYAAMLHQQQLAEYIAADHLEGHTKFEQLIMLSVKRALAQTDITLADKRTIFIVSTTKGNIELLEQQAVGGTPPLATMQLFNTAQQLGRHFNAANAPLVVSNACISGLLAILTGKRLIDAGLYDHAVITGADVVTQFVLSGFQSFQAVSNAPCRPFDAARNGVTLGEGAATVILTNDPAHVSGKERIVLGNGAVSNDANHISGPSRTGAELSTAMQLAMKGSGLTPYDIGFVSAHGTATLYNDEMEAKALHLAALQEVPVNSLKGNYGHTLGAAGLIEAIIGMACLQQKTVLPTLGFETLGVSMPVKVSGTLRQKEMRHFLKTVSGFGGCNAAMVFSLSNN
- a CDS encoding acyl carrier protein, translating into MESKEIISITNKFLVEEFEAEPGLITPEANLKATLDLDSLDYIDMVVVIEDRFGFKVKPEDFQAIVTFQDFYDYVTTRVKQKELV
- a CDS encoding beta-ketoacyl-[acyl-carrier-protein] synthase family protein gives rise to the protein MNRVVITGLGIYSCIGKNLEEVRDSLYKGRSGIVLDTDRKEFGYRSGLTGYVERPELKGLLDRRARLMMPEQAEFAFMSTTEALAHAGIDADYIDKTAVGLLFGNDSSAKPVIEATDIMREKKDTMLVGSGSVFQTMNSTVNMNLATIFKLRGINFSVSAACASGSHSIGLGYMFIKNGMQDCVVCGGAQEVNIYAMGNFDAIAAFSTREDDPAKASRPFDRDRDGLVPSGGAATVILESLESAQRRGATILGEVIGYGFSSNGAHISNPTVDGPVRSLEIALKDAGLQPGDVGYINAHATSTPAGDASEARAIHQVFGGSRPYVSSTKSMTGHECWMAGASEIVYSSLMMQHGFIAPNINLQNPDEDASKLNIVADTINKDFNIFLSNSFGFGGTNSSLIVKKWEGK